A genomic region of Chloracidobacterium sp. contains the following coding sequences:
- the trxB gene encoding thioredoxin-disulfide reductase, whose product MSVSEIRRKVVILGSGPAGLTAAIYAGRAQLDPLVIDGPQPGGQLTITTDVENYPGFADGIMGPILMDEFRAQALRFGTEIINVWIDRVDLSERPFTLYGKESEDSDGVSTVIKAETLIIATGASAKWLGIPGEAPLPDGLGGNGVSACATCDGFFFRDMPIVVVGGGDTAMEEALFLTKFASEVTLVHRRDEFRASKIMQDRVLAHAKIKVVWDTEVTEIHGTKESGVDSVTLLNRKTGETTSLATRGVFIAIGHKPNTDLFAGVLDIDEVGYLKTEGRTMRTRIPGVFASGDVQDSYYRQAVTAAGTGCMAAIDAERFLAENEIEQVTSEKVRA is encoded by the coding sequence ATGTCTGTCTCAGAAATTCGTCGTAAGGTAGTCATCCTCGGTTCGGGCCCCGCAGGCCTGACAGCGGCCATTTATGCAGGCCGGGCACAGCTCGATCCGCTTGTGATCGATGGCCCACAGCCGGGCGGTCAGCTGACCATAACCACCGATGTCGAGAATTATCCGGGCTTTGCCGACGGTATCATGGGGCCCATACTCATGGACGAGTTTCGCGCGCAGGCATTAAGGTTCGGTACCGAGATCATCAATGTATGGATCGATCGAGTCGACCTGTCTGAGCGGCCGTTCACTCTCTACGGCAAAGAAAGCGAAGACAGTGACGGAGTATCCACCGTAATAAAAGCTGAAACGCTTATTATCGCAACGGGCGCGTCAGCCAAATGGCTTGGTATCCCCGGCGAGGCACCGCTGCCCGACGGTCTCGGTGGTAATGGCGTGTCAGCTTGTGCGACCTGTGACGGGTTCTTTTTCCGTGATATGCCGATCGTTGTGGTCGGCGGTGGCGATACGGCGATGGAAGAGGCACTGTTTCTGACCAAGTTTGCCTCGGAGGTGACCCTGGTGCATCGCCGTGACGAGTTTCGTGCTTCGAAGATAATGCAGGACCGCGTTCTTGCACATGCGAAGATAAAGGTCGTGTGGGATACAGAGGTCACTGAGATACACGGTACAAAGGAAAGCGGTGTTGACAGCGTGACGTTACTTAACAGAAAAACCGGCGAAACAACGAGTCTGGCAACACGGGGCGTATTCATTGCCATAGGTCACAAGCCCAACACCGACCTTTTTGCGGGTGTTCTCGATATCGACGAGGTAGGTTACCTAAAGACAGAAGGCCGGACGATGAGAACAAGGATTCCCGGGGTTTTCGCCAGTGGTGATGTCCAGGATTCATACTATCGCCAAGCTGTAACGGCTGCCGGAACGGGCTGTATGGCGGCAATCGACGCCGAGCGGTTTTTGGCCGAGAATGAGATCGAACAAGTGACGAGCGAGAAAGTAAGAGCTTAG
- a CDS encoding zinc ribbon domain-containing protein: MPIYEYKCQQCGAQLEVRQGVSDKPLTTCEKCHGKLEKQWSLSGFQFKGAGWYVTDYAGKKTESSSKVESTVASDTASKPTDKTTTASDAKVSKPEKT, translated from the coding sequence ATGCCGATTTACGAGTATAAATGTCAGCAATGCGGGGCCCAGCTTGAGGTGCGCCAAGGAGTATCGGACAAACCTCTCACGACTTGCGAAAAATGCCATGGCAAGCTCGAGAAGCAATGGTCACTGTCGGGTTTTCAGTTTAAGGGAGCGGGTTGGTACGTTACAGATTACGCGGGAAAAAAAACTGAATCGAGTTCCAAGGTGGAATCAACGGTTGCCTCCGATACGGCATCAAAACCAACAGACAAGACGACAACGGCCTCCGACGCGAAAGTCTCAAAGCCTGAGAAGACATGA
- a CDS encoding PilZ domain-containing protein, with amino-acid sequence MTSIQPFEEKRFALRMALRLPIVVSGRADDGAAWSEPTETDDISTLGALFQLNQPIKQGDSLYIRSHRPNGVPVEVKAQVVRILPASYGTSRVGVSIEEPKENWLRLFVAWIADDNIVDGVSE; translated from the coding sequence ATGACCTCTATCCAGCCTTTCGAGGAAAAACGGTTTGCACTCAGAATGGCCCTCCGCCTGCCCATTGTCGTATCGGGGCGGGCCGATGACGGGGCGGCGTGGAGTGAACCGACTGAGACAGACGATATCTCGACACTTGGGGCTCTATTTCAGTTGAATCAGCCTATAAAGCAAGGCGACAGCCTCTACATCCGCTCGCACAGGCCAAATGGTGTTCCCGTTGAGGTCAAAGCCCAGGTCGTCCGTATCCTGCCGGCGAGCTATGGAACATCGCGTGTCGGCGTTTCAATTGAAGAACCCAAAGAAAACTGGCTCAGGCTTTTCGTGGCATGGATCGCTGACGATAACATTGTCGATGGCGTGAGTGAATGA
- a CDS encoding VWA domain-containing protein, which translates to MIRCLTIATVCLLTLAISGMGQSRRNNRGDSIEGTVLPVIAERSGKNEGPIKIEDLFLYENGVEQRIRNFVPDPSPSRILVLVDNSQTLPVSTDTLKKAVMEFAYEIFEGDQLFVVAYDEKAEIIQEWTDDAKKMEASLETFRKRGNPNLFDALEISMKEILLPLMPGTRKTAVVLVGDGLDRGSKATFDKILAEYQNENVAVYSLQIADRTGGAYRRDQPKAAAIMTRLADETGGKVFPFEEAQAAAKAICDELRRNRYLLSYLPTNATSFDSRRLLLTASEGINIRMKTAQPPNVK; encoded by the coding sequence ATGATCCGCTGCTTAACCATTGCGACCGTTTGCCTGTTGACGCTGGCCATCAGCGGTATGGGTCAATCACGCCGGAACAACCGGGGCGACAGCATTGAAGGCACGGTCCTGCCTGTTATCGCCGAGCGCAGTGGCAAGAACGAAGGCCCGATCAAGATTGAAGACCTTTTTCTATATGAGAATGGTGTCGAGCAACGGATCAGGAACTTTGTTCCAGATCCGAGTCCGTCCAGGATCCTAGTCCTGGTGGACAATTCACAAACGCTGCCTGTCTCGACCGATACTCTGAAAAAGGCAGTGATGGAATTCGCTTACGAGATATTTGAAGGCGACCAACTCTTCGTTGTTGCCTATGACGAAAAGGCCGAGATCATTCAGGAATGGACCGACGATGCTAAGAAGATGGAGGCGTCGCTGGAGACCTTTCGCAAAAGGGGGAATCCAAACCTCTTCGATGCGCTCGAGATCTCGATGAAAGAGATATTGCTTCCGCTGATGCCCGGCACACGCAAGACAGCGGTGGTACTCGTGGGTGATGGACTGGATCGAGGCAGCAAAGCGACCTTCGACAAGATCCTTGCCGAGTATCAGAACGAGAATGTGGCCGTATATTCGCTTCAGATCGCCGATCGCACAGGTGGAGCTTACCGGCGCGATCAGCCAAAGGCCGCTGCTATAATGACACGCCTTGCGGATGAGACCGGCGGAAAAGTATTTCCCTTCGAAGAGGCCCAAGCCGCAGCAAAGGCGATTTGTGACGAATTAAGGCGGAACCGTTACCTGCTCTCTTATCTACCAACCAACGCTACATCCTTCGATTCGCGCCGACTCCTGCTTACTGCATCCGAGGGGATCAACATCCGGATGAAAACTGCCCAACCACCGAATGTAAAGTAG